The proteins below are encoded in one region of Vibrio sp. ED004:
- a CDS encoding CinA family nicotinamide mononucleotide deamidase-related protein, with protein sequence MTKIAMLSTGEEVLHGDIVDTNAAWMSGEFYQHGFALAKRSTVGDQMSALVEELLMLSFNYDVVIVNGGLGPTTDDMSAAAAAAASEQKLVMFPEWLARMEEMFSGRGMPMPDSNLKQALLPASSEIVDNPVGTACGFKLKINDATFYFTPGVPSEFKRMVTFEILPDLSRTYPQVVASECSRLFTFGLSESGISDVLDQLKLPEGYELGYRSYLPFIEVKLFGPKSGLETRVKLLQMVYKLLESNVVSVDEPMIDHIGHIMAERKKTLSVSEVSTKGALSAWLQSNEQVEDCFGHSWVMAEPKESELEKSDPLAATFALAGATREKCGTELALVTGKLEGNTFSIALSSEAGEWGQVLEFYRQYNREDARTIIKTVAADMLRRHLDSKPMFGDYSSLKRVKDMFIPSAIIK encoded by the coding sequence ATGACGAAAATCGCAATGTTAAGCACAGGTGAAGAAGTTCTTCACGGAGACATTGTAGACACAAACGCAGCTTGGATGTCTGGTGAGTTTTATCAGCATGGTTTTGCTCTTGCGAAACGTTCCACTGTGGGTGACCAAATGAGTGCTCTGGTTGAAGAACTGCTGATGCTGAGCTTTAACTATGATGTGGTTATCGTCAATGGTGGTTTAGGGCCGACAACCGATGATATGAGTGCAGCCGCCGCTGCCGCTGCTTCCGAGCAAAAGTTAGTCATGTTCCCTGAATGGCTCGCTCGTATGGAAGAGATGTTTTCAGGACGTGGCATGCCGATGCCTGACAGCAACCTTAAGCAAGCCTTGCTGCCAGCAAGCTCTGAGATTGTCGATAACCCTGTTGGCACCGCATGTGGCTTTAAGCTGAAAATCAACGATGCGACTTTCTATTTCACGCCGGGAGTGCCGAGTGAATTCAAGCGTATGGTGACCTTTGAAATCCTGCCTGATTTGTCACGCACGTATCCTCAAGTTGTTGCCTCAGAATGCAGTCGCTTGTTTACGTTTGGCTTATCTGAGTCGGGTATCTCGGATGTATTAGACCAATTAAAGCTGCCTGAAGGTTATGAGTTGGGCTATCGCTCTTATCTACCCTTCATTGAGGTAAAACTGTTTGGGCCTAAGTCTGGCTTAGAAACGCGCGTTAAACTGCTACAAATGGTGTACAAGCTGTTAGAGAGCAACGTAGTCAGTGTTGATGAACCGATGATTGATCATATTGGCCACATCATGGCAGAGAGAAAGAAAACCTTATCTGTATCTGAAGTGTCGACCAAAGGTGCGCTTTCGGCTTGGCTACAATCGAATGAGCAAGTTGAAGATTGCTTCGGTCACTCTTGGGTGATGGCTGAACCAAAAGAGAGTGAACTCGAAAAGAGCGACCCACTAGCGGCGACTTTTGCCTTAGCGGGTGCAACCAGAGAGAAGTGCGGGACGGAATTGGCCTTGGTGACGGGCAAGTTAGAAGGCAATACATTCAGTATCGCGCTATCGAGCGAAGCGGGTGAGTGGGGACAAGTGCTCGAGTTCTATCGCCAATACAATCGTGAAGATGCACGTACCATTATCAAAACCGTAGCGGCAGATATGCTGAGAAGACACTTAGATAGCAAACCTATGTTTGGTGACTATTCTTCACTAAAACGCGTGAAGGATATGTTTATCCCTTCGGCTATCATCAAGTAA